A part of Prolixibacteraceae bacterium genomic DNA contains:
- a CDS encoding ATP-binding protein, with translation MMTNLDQYKAEVTPPKANAMINTFRAFGYNLQTAVADIVDNSISAQAKRIEIKHEWKGDRSYIWIKDDGKGMDLNDLICAMTPGSKDPKLEREQDDLGRFGLGLKTSSFSQCKVLTVISKKLNYQTIKRCWDLDYVNSTSEWSLLDYCSDISFSKLLDGHDQGTVVLWESLDRLIGPCDVLNEEQRKAFQHEMKLVEDHLGLVFHRYIDNKGIQLYINDREIKSRDPFLRSFIETQTILSEELSNEIKVKGFVLPHISKLTAEERRDNDVESWYKMQGFYIYRNQRLLLSGDWLGLFPKSEHCKNGRILIDIPNHLDNEWKIDIKKATAMPPVSIKQDLKRIGRLVRSQASQIYKYRGEQIRKEGAKFVDFKSVWKSTKRRDDTIDYKINEEHPVIHSLLESNTISRKDVITLLNLVSRTLPVDSIIHQFCEDPLSSELKDKKREPLQEEIEQAKKIYHLYITSGISDEIAKQSILNMEPFNEIPQIIETLK, from the coding sequence ATGATGACTAATTTAGATCAATATAAAGCAGAGGTAACCCCACCAAAGGCCAATGCTATGATAAACACATTTAGAGCATTTGGTTATAATCTTCAGACTGCTGTTGCTGATATTGTAGATAACAGTATTTCAGCACAAGCAAAGAGAATTGAGATTAAACATGAATGGAAAGGAGATCGGAGCTATATTTGGATAAAGGATGATGGGAAAGGCATGGACCTTAATGATTTGATTTGTGCAATGACGCCTGGAAGTAAAGATCCTAAATTAGAAAGAGAGCAGGATGATTTAGGACGTTTTGGACTAGGGTTGAAAACATCTTCATTTTCGCAGTGTAAAGTTTTAACAGTAATATCGAAGAAACTAAATTACCAAACAATAAAAAGGTGTTGGGATTTAGATTATGTGAATAGTACTAGTGAGTGGAGCTTGTTAGATTATTGTTCTGATATTTCTTTTTCAAAACTTCTTGATGGTCATGATCAAGGAACTGTAGTTTTATGGGAATCATTAGACCGGTTGATTGGGCCATGTGATGTTTTAAATGAAGAACAACGCAAAGCTTTTCAGCATGAGATGAAACTCGTTGAGGATCATTTAGGTTTAGTTTTTCATCGTTATATTGATAATAAAGGAATTCAGTTGTATATTAACGACAGAGAGATTAAATCGAGAGATCCATTTTTAAGAAGTTTTATAGAGACACAAACAATCTTATCCGAAGAGCTATCTAATGAAATAAAGGTGAAGGGGTTTGTGTTACCACATATCTCAAAATTGACAGCAGAAGAGAGAAGAGATAATGATGTAGAGTCGTGGTATAAGATGCAAGGTTTTTATATTTATAGGAATCAACGCTTGCTATTAAGTGGAGATTGGTTGGGTTTATTTCCAAAGAGTGAGCATTGTAAGAATGGGCGTATTTTAATAGATATCCCTAATCATTTGGATAATGAGTGGAAGATCGATATAAAAAAGGCAACTGCTATGCCTCCCGTTTCGATAAAGCAGGATTTAAAAAGGATAGGTAGGCTTGTAAGGAGTCAAGCTTCGCAGATATATAAATATCGAGGAGAACAGATACGAAAAGAGGGAGCAAAGTTTGTTGATTTTAAGAGTGTTTGGAAATCGACAAAAAGAAGAGATGACACTATTGATTATAAGATAAATGAAGAGCATCCTGTTATTCATAGTTTGCTTGAGTCAAATACTATCAGCAGAAAAGATGTAATAACACTTTTAAATTTAGTTTCGAGGACTTTACCTGTTGATTCTATAATACATCAATTTTGTGAGGACCCATTAAGTTCTGAATTAAAAGATAAGAAAAGAGAACCACTTCAAGAGGAGATTGAACAGGCTAAGAAAATATATCATTTATATATTACTTCAGGGATCTCAGATGAGATAGCAAAGCAGAGTATCCTAAATATGGAGCCATTCAACGAAATACCACAAATTATAGAAACTTTGAAATAA
- a CDS encoding rhodanese-like domain-containing protein, with the protein MSKEIYLDHNDRIIEPVTVAEAADLMASIPELQVIDGRSIESYRQGHLEGAQLFDAFNPDTGVELGQLDREVPYLVYCTTNVRSTMIVQWMQQSDFKKIYHMVEGMVGWRHSNQHIVS; encoded by the coding sequence ATGAGCAAAGAGATATATTTAGATCACAACGACAGGATAATAGAGCCTGTCACAGTAGCAGAGGCTGCTGATTTGATGGCATCCATACCTGAACTACAAGTCATAGATGGGCGTAGTATAGAGTCATATAGGCAGGGGCACCTTGAAGGAGCTCAATTATTTGATGCCTTCAACCCAGATACCGGAGTGGAGCTAGGTCAACTAGATCGTGAAGTTCCTTATCTAGTCTATTGCACCACCAATGTTAGAAGTACGATGATCGTACAATGGATGCAACAGTCTGACTTCAAAAAGATCTACCATATGGTAGAAGGAATGGTCGGTTGGAGACACTCCAACCAGCACATCGTATCATAA
- a CDS encoding YibE/F family protein produces MKILSTQKTKTYLFPLVIAILTTIIYLLPSPFDRETPPSERRVKAKVVSVKDDSIIENGIIKTGNQLLQIVVTEGRFKGDTIRANNQLIGRMEFDKLFEVGQKALVVLNLDEECSKIINANVIDHYRLNVEFWLMILFFVFLISFAGFIGVKAILSFAFTGVVIWKLMLPGFLLGYSPVFLSLFLVALITSVIILLVAGINKKGFVALSGAIVGVAVTAILSFFFGGLFNVHGAIKPFSETLLYSGFNHLDLTQIFLASIFISSSGAMMDISMDIAVSQHEIITIKPSITTKELIGAGFNIGRGVIGTMTTTLLLAYSGGFSALLMVFIAQGTPTINILNLNYVAGEILHTMIGSFGLVLVAPITAILGGIIYTRR; encoded by the coding sequence ATGAAGATATTATCTACCCAGAAAACAAAGACCTACCTCTTCCCATTGGTCATAGCAATACTCACAACTATTATCTATCTTCTACCATCTCCTTTCGATCGAGAGACTCCTCCTTCAGAGCGGAGAGTTAAAGCAAAAGTGGTATCTGTGAAAGATGATAGTATTATTGAAAACGGGATCATAAAGACCGGGAATCAACTGCTGCAAATAGTAGTTACAGAAGGCCGCTTTAAAGGTGATACCATCCGAGCAAACAATCAATTGATTGGGCGAATGGAGTTCGATAAACTGTTTGAAGTAGGGCAGAAGGCCTTGGTCGTATTGAACCTTGATGAAGAGTGTTCAAAGATAATTAATGCCAATGTTATTGATCATTATCGATTGAATGTAGAGTTTTGGTTGATGATACTATTCTTTGTGTTTCTTATATCCTTTGCTGGCTTTATAGGAGTCAAAGCCATCCTCTCTTTTGCATTCACCGGAGTTGTTATATGGAAACTAATGCTTCCTGGCTTCTTATTAGGCTACTCCCCAGTCTTTCTATCTCTGTTCTTGGTTGCGCTGATCACCTCGGTGATCATCCTCTTGGTTGCTGGAATTAATAAGAAGGGTTTTGTAGCATTATCTGGTGCTATTGTAGGCGTTGCAGTTACAGCCATCCTCTCTTTCTTCTTTGGTGGTTTGTTTAACGTCCATGGGGCGATAAAACCATTCTCGGAGACCCTGTTATACTCTGGTTTTAACCATTTGGACTTAACCCAGATATTCTTGGCTAGTATCTTTATCTCCTCTTCGGGAGCCATGATGGATATATCCATGGATATTGCAGTATCCCAACATGAGATTATAACCATCAAACCATCTATCACCACAAAAGAACTTATTGGTGCAGGCTTTAATATCGGGCGAGGGGTTATCGGCACAATGACCACCACCTTACTGCTTGCATACTCTGGTGGTTTTAGTGCCTTATTGATGGTGTTTATTGCACAAGGAACCCCTACCATAAACATTCTTAATCTGAACTATGTGGCAGGAGAGATCTTACACACCATGATTGGAAGCTTTGGTCTGGTACTCGTGGCTCCAATAACAGCCATCTTAGGAGGTATTATCTACACCCGACGTTAG
- a CDS encoding alkaline phosphatase, translated as MKRRFSLLCICLLSIQMLFATQPNDGDKKRDSFRGKKPKYVFYFIGDGFGLSQSNATEAYMAAVNDSEGIQKLAMNTFPIQGLYTTYAQNQFITGSAAAGTALSTGNKTSIGTIGMDASKQKPFKTIAEKARDKGYRVGIVSSVSLNHATPASFYAHQPSRGRYYDISVDMGKSQFNFFGGGGIMHPEGDGKSNKKNKAANIGMAGNKKIKGKKENSLKLAEKQGYTIVNTNEAFHAIKSGDDKIIAINETLAGGQSLPNGIDQKEGDLSLGDYTQKAIEVLENKKGFFLMVEGGKIDWACHANDAVTAINEVIQFDQAIQKAIAFYHEHPKETLIVVCGDHETGGLTLGFSGSHYKSNFKLLENQKNSNGVFNAELKKLKKQDASFDAVLQAVRKNYGFDGEEKSTKLSEYELAQLKQAYNESFDKGEQIANKDQYYQLYGAIDPITITASHILAQKAGIGWTTFSHTATPIPVRAMGPGSTLFNGYFDNTDLPKNIEMLMKL; from the coding sequence ATGAAAAGAAGATTTTCTTTATTATGCATTTGTCTTTTATCGATTCAGATGCTTTTTGCAACACAACCAAATGACGGAGATAAAAAACGTGATAGTTTTAGAGGTAAGAAACCTAAATATGTTTTCTACTTTATTGGTGATGGTTTTGGCCTTTCACAATCGAATGCAACAGAAGCATATATGGCAGCTGTAAATGATTCCGAAGGAATTCAGAAATTAGCGATGAATACATTTCCGATACAAGGATTGTATACAACATATGCACAAAACCAATTTATTACGGGTTCGGCAGCTGCAGGAACAGCATTGTCGACAGGTAATAAAACATCTATCGGTACTATCGGTATGGACGCATCAAAACAGAAGCCCTTTAAAACTATTGCAGAAAAAGCAAGAGATAAAGGCTATCGTGTGGGGATTGTAAGTTCAGTCTCTTTAAACCATGCTACCCCTGCATCATTCTATGCGCATCAGCCTTCGCGAGGTCGTTACTATGACATTAGTGTAGATATGGGAAAAAGTCAATTTAACTTCTTCGGTGGAGGTGGTATCATGCACCCAGAGGGAGATGGCAAGTCAAACAAGAAGAATAAGGCAGCTAACATTGGTATGGCTGGAAATAAGAAAATAAAAGGTAAAAAAGAGAACTCTCTGAAATTAGCTGAGAAACAGGGGTATACTATCGTGAACACCAATGAGGCTTTCCATGCAATTAAATCAGGAGATGATAAAATTATTGCCATCAACGAAACTCTTGCAGGAGGACAATCACTACCTAATGGTATCGATCAGAAAGAGGGTGATCTCTCTTTGGGGGATTACACACAAAAGGCTATTGAGGTGTTAGAGAATAAGAAAGGCTTTTTCCTAATGGTCGAAGGGGGTAAAATTGATTGGGCTTGTCACGCCAACGATGCTGTGACAGCTATAAACGAAGTGATTCAATTTGACCAAGCCATTCAAAAAGCTATCGCTTTTTATCACGAACATCCAAAAGAGACTCTTATTGTAGTCTGTGGAGATCATGAAACAGGTGGGTTAACACTTGGTTTCTCAGGGTCTCACTACAAATCCAACTTTAAATTGCTTGAGAATCAAAAGAACTCTAATGGGGTTTTCAATGCTGAATTGAAGAAATTAAAGAAACAAGATGCTTCTTTTGATGCCGTATTACAGGCCGTAAGAAAGAATTATGGCTTTGATGGAGAAGAGAAGTCAACCAAGCTTTCTGAATATGAACTAGCACAACTGAAACAAGCTTATAACGAAAGTTTTGACAAAGGAGAACAGATTGCCAATAAAGACCAATATTATCAACTTTATGGTGCTATAGATCCAATTACTATCACTGCAAGCCATATCTTAGCACAAAAAGCAGGTATCGGATGGACCACTTTCTCTCATACCGCGACACCAATACCAGTTCGAGCTATGGGGCCTGGATCAACACTGTTTAATGGTTATTTTGATAACACTGATCTTCCTAAGAATATTGAAATGCTAATGAAACTGTAA
- a CDS encoding DUF4981 domain-containing protein has translation MRRLKLFMMLLVLTGTSAFAQNDWENPNVFEKNREKARATFFTFDSRAKALKNEISEGSYIKCLNGQWKFNYVEKASARPMDFYKMGSDQSEWSEITVPGNWEMYGYGYANYTNVTYPFKKDQPRIADNYSPVGSYVTYFEVPENWSGREVYIQLGAVKSGYYIWLNGKKVGYSQDSKLPSEFDISKYLVKGKNKLAVQVFQFTDGSYLEDQDFWRISGIQRDVFLFARTKTHIRDFFAKTVLDKNYENGVFSLEVDVTNKNRSTARKSSVAYQLMDADKKVVLEGTSSIKAIGRGKSEKVVFDGTLPQVKKWSAENPNLYTLLLTLKDKDQKTLEVTSTMVGFRSTEVKNGQLLVNGQPVLLKGVNRHEHDGKFGHVVNEASMIEDIKLMKTFNINAVRTCHYPDDPKWYALCDKYGIYLYDEANIESHGYGYAPKNTLANKPEWQEAHIARVLNMIQRDKNHPSVIVWSMGNEAGTGVNFLAAYKAAHKLDTTRPVHYERAERETTIKERHTDIVGHMYYRIEYVKQWLKKGDDRPFIWAEYSHAMGNSNGNFKEYWDLVDSHRQLQGGFIWDWMDQGLEMQRNGQTVWGYGGHFEPKGKYNDGNFCFNGLINPDHTVHPGIYEVKKVYQNIDFNGSDIAKGVVKIKNRRFFENLSDVMFEWELIRNGEVVKGGTFGSDALKPQQEKSYSIDYGTVKDDAEYFVNIYALNMKPRPFVKIGHVLAEEQIAIKGYDWNNIHKLNVADKIILKDETKQVAISGENFHMSFAKDNGALSSYVLNGEAIVNSPLVVNFWRAPTDNDFGNKLPKRGKAWKDAGMNARLESIKSSQSEDGMIHIHTVFSLKEVEGTVNVDYTVNSAGVIDVAYEFEAKGKKLSEIPRIGMKMRLKRSFDNLEYYGRGPEENYIDRNTSAFIGLYGSKVADQYYAYGRPQETGHKTDVRWLSLSDFNGIGLTVTALDTPIEFNALHQSTETLDSGENKKALRTPADVVVGDFVELHIDHKMMGLGGDTSWGAKPHEPYMYYADKTYRFKFRLSPKTL, from the coding sequence ATGCGTAGATTAAAACTATTTATGATGCTTCTAGTCTTGACTGGAACATCGGCATTTGCTCAAAACGATTGGGAAAATCCTAATGTGTTTGAAAAGAACAGGGAGAAAGCAAGAGCGACATTCTTCACTTTCGACAGTAGGGCAAAAGCACTAAAGAATGAGATTTCAGAAGGAAGCTATATCAAATGTCTGAATGGTCAATGGAAATTCAACTATGTAGAAAAGGCATCAGCACGTCCAATGGACTTCTACAAGATGGGTAGTGACCAATCGGAATGGAGTGAAATTACAGTACCAGGAAACTGGGAGATGTATGGTTATGGGTATGCAAACTACACCAATGTAACCTACCCCTTTAAGAAAGACCAACCTCGTATTGCGGACAATTATAGTCCTGTTGGATCATATGTAACCTATTTTGAAGTACCAGAAAATTGGAGTGGTCGTGAGGTTTATATCCAATTGGGAGCTGTTAAATCAGGTTATTATATCTGGTTGAACGGAAAGAAAGTTGGTTATAGTCAAGACTCTAAATTACCTTCGGAGTTTGACATCTCTAAATACTTGGTGAAAGGAAAGAATAAGCTTGCAGTGCAAGTATTCCAGTTCACAGATGGTAGTTATCTAGAAGATCAAGATTTTTGGAGAATCTCTGGTATCCAGCGTGATGTATTCCTTTTTGCTCGCACAAAAACTCATATCCGTGATTTCTTTGCCAAAACAGTTCTTGACAAGAATTATGAAAATGGAGTATTCTCTTTGGAAGTAGATGTTACCAATAAGAATAGATCTACAGCTCGTAAGAGCAGTGTGGCATACCAACTAATGGATGCAGACAAGAAAGTAGTGTTGGAAGGCACATCGAGTATTAAAGCCATTGGCAGAGGTAAATCAGAAAAAGTAGTTTTTGACGGTACACTACCTCAAGTAAAGAAGTGGTCAGCGGAGAATCCAAATCTTTACACACTTCTTTTAACATTGAAAGATAAGGATCAGAAAACGTTGGAAGTGACTTCTACAATGGTCGGTTTTAGATCTACAGAGGTTAAAAATGGTCAGTTGTTGGTAAACGGACAGCCTGTACTTTTAAAAGGAGTTAACCGTCATGAGCATGATGGCAAATTTGGTCACGTAGTGAACGAAGCTTCGATGATCGAAGATATCAAGCTAATGAAGACGTTTAATATCAATGCGGTAAGAACATGCCACTATCCAGATGATCCAAAATGGTATGCTCTATGTGACAAGTATGGAATCTATCTTTATGATGAAGCTAATATTGAATCACATGGATATGGTTATGCGCCTAAAAATACTTTGGCTAATAAGCCAGAATGGCAAGAGGCACATATCGCACGTGTGTTAAACATGATCCAAAGAGATAAGAACCACCCTTCAGTAATTGTTTGGAGTATGGGTAACGAGGCAGGGACAGGAGTTAATTTCCTTGCAGCATATAAAGCAGCACATAAGCTAGACACCACTCGTCCAGTACATTATGAACGTGCCGAGAGAGAGACAACAATCAAAGAGCGTCATACAGATATCGTAGGCCACATGTACTATCGTATTGAGTATGTGAAGCAGTGGTTGAAAAAAGGTGATGACCGTCCTTTCATTTGGGCTGAGTATAGCCATGCGATGGGTAACAGTAACGGTAACTTCAAAGAGTATTGGGATCTAGTAGATTCTCATCGTCAATTGCAAGGTGGATTTATCTGGGATTGGATGGATCAAGGGCTAGAGATGCAACGAAATGGACAGACTGTTTGGGGTTATGGTGGTCACTTTGAGCCTAAAGGCAAATATAATGATGGTAATTTCTGTTTCAATGGTTTAATCAACCCTGATCACACTGTACATCCAGGTATCTATGAAGTAAAGAAGGTATATCAAAATATTGACTTTAATGGATCGGATATCGCCAAAGGAGTGGTAAAGATTAAAAACCGTCGTTTCTTTGAAAACCTTTCAGATGTGATGTTCGAATGGGAATTGATTCGAAATGGTGAAGTAGTAAAAGGTGGCACTTTCGGGTCAGATGCTTTGAAACCTCAACAAGAGAAGAGCTATAGTATCGATTACGGTACAGTGAAAGATGATGCAGAGTATTTCGTGAATATCTATGCCTTGAATATGAAGCCAAGACCTTTCGTTAAGATTGGACATGTATTGGCAGAAGAGCAAATTGCAATAAAAGGATATGATTGGAACAATATCCATAAGCTGAATGTAGCTGACAAGATTATTCTTAAGGACGAAACAAAACAAGTGGCTATCTCAGGAGAGAACTTCCACATGTCTTTCGCAAAAGATAATGGTGCACTAAGCAGCTATGTATTAAATGGAGAAGCAATTGTTAATAGCCCATTGGTAGTGAACTTCTGGAGAGCTCCAACAGATAACGATTTTGGTAATAAGTTACCAAAGCGTGGTAAGGCATGGAAAGATGCTGGAATGAATGCTAGATTGGAATCTATCAAGAGTTCTCAGTCGGAAGATGGAATGATTCATATTCATACTGTTTTCTCATTGAAAGAGGTCGAAGGTACTGTTAATGTAGATTACACTGTCAATAGTGCAGGGGTTATCGATGTAGCATATGAGTTTGAGGCTAAAGGCAAGAAGTTGTCAGAGATTCCACGTATCGGAATGAAGATGCGATTAAAAAGATCTTTCGACAATTTGGAATACTATGGTAGAGGGCCAGAAGAGAACTATATCGATCGTAATACTTCCGCTTTTATTGGTCTTTATGGATCAAAAGTGGCTGATCAATATTATGCCTATGGTCGTCCACAGGAGACAGGACATAAAACAGATGTTCGTTGGTTATCCCTTTCAGATTTCAATGGTATTGGTCTGACTGTTACAGCACTCGACACTCCAATTGAATTCAACGCCCTTCACCAATCTACTGAGACATTAGATTCTGGAGAGAATAAAAAAGCTCTAAGAACACCAGCGGATGTTGTAGTAGGTGATTTTGTTGAACTTCATATTGACCATAAGATGATGGGGCTTGGAGGAGATACTAGCTGGGGAGCGAAACCTCATGAGCCATATATGTATTATGCAGATAAGACGTACCGTTTTAAATTCAGACTATCGCCTAAAACATTATAA
- a CDS encoding DUF1697 domain-containing protein, whose amino-acid sequence MKTYIVLLRGINIGNHHKVKMAELRSQLESVGFLNVQSYIQSGNVIFESAILNKTQIKQKLIALLSTHYDFDIPIQVYTKRDLQHIIDNNPYDSSSEEKVKQLHVTLLSSSPSLELIDVLAKIDTANDTFEVINNAVYIHCEGPYHKTKLGNSFIEKKLSCEATTRTWRTIIKIMTITP is encoded by the coding sequence ATGAAGACCTATATTGTACTATTACGAGGAATTAATATCGGAAATCACCATAAAGTAAAAATGGCTGAACTAAGAAGTCAACTAGAGAGTGTGGGCTTTTTAAATGTACAATCGTACATTCAATCAGGGAATGTCATATTTGAAAGTGCGATATTAAACAAAACACAGATTAAGCAAAAGCTCATCGCATTGCTTTCGACCCACTATGATTTTGACATACCAATCCAAGTTTACACAAAAAGAGACTTACAACACATCATCGATAACAACCCATATGACAGCTCTTCAGAAGAGAAAGTAAAACAGCTACATGTTACCCTACTATCATCCTCTCCAAGTCTGGAATTAATCGATGTTCTAGCTAAAATCGACACTGCCAATGACACCTTTGAAGTAATTAATAATGCCGTATATATCCATTGTGAAGGGCCCTATCACAAAACGAAATTAGGTAATAGCTTTATTGAAAAGAAACTCTCTTGCGAAGCAACGACTAGAACTTGGCGTACTATCATTAAGATCATGACAATAACCCCATAA